The following are encoded in a window of Acidimicrobiales bacterium genomic DNA:
- a CDS encoding response regulator transcription factor — protein MRVLVVDDEPAVRQALDRALRFEGYETETADDGSAALLAHAERPADAIVLDVAMPRMDGLEVCRRLRKAGDATPVLMLTARAAVNERVEGLDAGADDYLVKPFALEELLARIRALLRRGTPSDDEVLRYSDLSLDPGTREVFRGSRRIELTRTEFLLLELLLRNPRQVLPRELIFDRVWGYDFGANSNSLEVYIGYLRRKTEASGEPRLIHTVRGVGYVLREAVRS, from the coding sequence ATGAGAGTCCTCGTTGTCGACGACGAGCCGGCGGTCCGCCAGGCGCTCGACCGCGCCCTGCGGTTCGAGGGTTACGAGACCGAGACCGCCGACGACGGTTCGGCCGCGCTGCTGGCGCACGCCGAGCGGCCGGCCGACGCGATAGTCCTCGACGTCGCGATGCCGCGGATGGACGGTCTCGAGGTGTGCCGCAGGCTTCGCAAAGCCGGCGACGCGACCCCGGTGCTGATGCTCACGGCACGGGCTGCGGTCAACGAGCGCGTCGAGGGCCTCGACGCCGGCGCCGACGACTACCTGGTCAAGCCGTTCGCGCTCGAGGAGCTCCTGGCGCGGATCAGGGCGCTGCTCCGCCGGGGCACGCCCAGCGACGACGAGGTCCTGCGCTATTCGGACCTTTCCCTCGACCCGGGAACACGGGAAGTGTTCCGGGGCAGCCGGCGCATCGAGTTGACCCGCACCGAGTTCCTCCTGCTCGAGTTGCTCCTGCGCAACCCCCGCCAGGTCCTGCCGAGAGAGCTCATCTTCGACCGCGTGTGGGGCTACGACTTCGGCGCCAACTCCAACTCGCTCGAGGTCTACATCGGGTACCTGCGACGCAAGACCGAGGCGTCGGGAGAGCCGCGCCTCATCCACACGGTGCGCGGGGTCGGCTACGTCCTGAGAGAAGCGGT